Proteins encoded by one window of Scatophagus argus isolate fScaArg1 chromosome 8, fScaArg1.pri, whole genome shotgun sequence:
- the fmnl3 gene encoding formin-like protein 3 isoform X2, translating to MGNIESVDSQSEMKHHIMPLKVPMPDPTELEEKFAIVLNSMNLPPDKARLLRQYDNEKKWDLICDQERFQVKNPPHTYIQKLRGYLDPGVTRKKFRRRVQESTKVLRELEISLRTNHIGWVREFLNDENRGLDVLVEYLSFAQYAVMLDFEGLENGEDGFLDKAKSWSRSIEDLHHASTQPFCNTLVRSARQSVLRYGSVSNSKTIKNSRLVSQKDDVHVCIMCLRAIMNYQYGFNMVMSHAHAVNEIALSLNNKNSRTKALVLELLAAVCLVRGGHEIILSAFDNFKEVCKEKHRFERLMDYFRCEEGNIDYMVACMQFINIVVHSVEDMNFRVHLQYEFTKLGLDDYLEKCKHTESDKLSVQIQAYLDNVFDVGGLLEDAETKNAALEKVEELEEHLSHVTEKLLEVENETMMKVADLEKMLLQKDKELHVIRETYESTNTQVNTLRRVIKEKDAAFQRHFNIERRLLELEQQGSIRLHKKPDGDIAIEPLGVGGVGGVGSGSLGIPLGDIGQLALSSTAGLTEPGGPDTSLPPASEAPPPPPPPPPPPPPLPSVSGMNAPVPPPPPPLAPPPPDASPSVILTAGLSAIRIKKPIKTKFRLPVFNWTALKPNQINGTVFNEIDDERVLEELELERFEELFKTRAQGPIVDLSCTKSKVAQKAVNKVTLLDANRSKNLAITLRKANKTTEEICKAIEKFDLKALPVDFVECLMRFLPTEAEVKVLRQYERERRPLDQLAEEDRFMLLFSKIERLTQRMNIITFVGNFSDNISMLTPQLNAIIAASASVKSSPKLKRMLEIILALGNYMNSSKRGCVYGFKLQSLDLLLDTKSTDRKMTLLHYIALIVKEKYPELVNFYNELHFVDKAAAVSLENVLLDVRELGKGMELIRRECSLHDHAVLKGFIQASDTQLDKLQKDAKTAEEAFNNVVNYFGESAKTTPPSVFFPVFVRFIKAYKDAVEENEQRKKQEQAMREKLLAEEAKQHDPKVQAQKKRQQQQELIAELRRRQAKDHRPVYEGKDGTIEDIITDLRNQPFLRADALIRSGWKRP from the exons ATGGGTAATATAGAAAGTGTGGACAGCCAATCGGAGATGAAGCATCACATCATGCCTCTGAAGGTGCCCATGCCTGACCCCACCGAGCTGGAGGAGAAGTTTGCCATTGTTTTG AACTCTATGAACCTTCCTCCAGACAAAGCCCGACTGCTCAGACAGTACGACAATGAGAAGAAGTGGGACCTGATCTGTGACCAG GAGAGGTTTCAGGTGAAGAATCCACCTCACACGTACATCCAGAAGCTACGAGGATACTTAGACCCTGGAGTCACACGAAAG AAGTTTCGCAGGCGGGTGCAGGAATCTACAAAAGTCTTGAGGGAGCTGGAGATCTCTCTGAGGACAAACCACATTGG GTGGGTCAGGGAGTTCCTCAATGATGAGAACAGAGGTCTTGACGTCCTGGTGGAgtacctctcctttgcccaGTATGCTGTCAT GTTGGATTTTGAGGGGCTGGAGAATGGGGAGGATGGCTTCTTGGACAAAGCTAAATCTTGGAGCAGGTCCATAGAGGATCTGCACCATGCAAGCACCCAACCCTTCTGCAACACACTGGTGCGCTCTGCCCGCCAGTCTGTCCTGCG CTATGGCTCAGTTTCGAACAGCAAAACCATCAAGAACTCCCGCCTTGTGAGCCAAAAAGATGATGTGCACGTGTGCATCATGTGCTTGAGAGCAATCATGAACTATCAG TATGGCTTCAATATGGTCATGTCCCATGCACACGCAGTCAATGAAATTGCCCTCAGCCTGAACAATAAGAACTCACG GACAAAGGCCCTGGTCCTTGAGCTGCTGGCCGCTGTCTGTCTAGTTCGAGGAGGTCACGAGATCATCCTCTCAGCATTCGACAACTTCAAAGAG GTGTGTAAGGAGAAACATCGCTTTGAGAGACTGATGGATTACTTCCGCTGCGAGGAGGGAAACATTGACTACATG GTTGCTTGTATGCAGTTCATCAACATCGTGGTCCACTCGGTTGAGGACATGAACTTCAGAGTCCATCTGCAGTATGAGTTCACCAAGCTGGGACTGGATGATTACCTGGAG aaatgtaaacatacGGAGAGTGACAAGCTGTCGGTGCAGATCCAGGCCTACCTGGATAACGTGTTTGACGTGGGTGGTCTGCTGGAAGATGCGGAGACGAAGAATGCTGCCctggagaaggtggaggaacTGGAGGAGCACCTGTCCCAT GTGACGGAGAAGCTTCTGGAGGTTGAGAATGAAACAATGATGAAAGTAGCTGATCTGGAGAAGATGCTCCTACAGAAAGACAAGGAGCTGCATGTGATACGG GAGACCTACGAGTCGACCAACACCCAAGTCAACACCCTGAGAAGGGTGATCAAGGAGAAGGATGCTGCCTTCCAGAGGCACTTCAACATCGAGAGGCGGCTGCTCGAGCTCGAGCAGCAAGGCTCCATCCGTTTGCACAAGAAGCCTGATGGAGACATTGCCATCGAGCCACTGGGTGTTGGCGGTGTGGGTGGTGTTGGGAGTGGCAGCCTTGGGATCCCACTGGGTGACATCGGGCAGCTGGCTTTGAGTTCAACAGCTGGATTAACAGAACCAGGAGGACCAGATACCAGTTTACCACCAGCCAGTGAagctcctccaccccctccaccacctccaccgcctccccctcctcttccctctgtctcaG GCATGAATGCACCAGTcccacctcccccacctccactcGCTCCGCCTCCACCAGATGCTTCTCCCTCTGTTATCCTTACTGCAGGTCTCTCAG CTATAAGAATCAAGAAGCCCATCAAGACAAAGTTCCGCCTGCCTGTGTTTAACTGGACGGCCCTGAAGCCCAATCAGATCAACGGCACAGTCTTCAACGAGATTGACGATGAACGTGTGCTAGAG GAGCTGGAGCTAGAGAGGTTTGAGGAGCTGTTTAAGACCAGAGCCCAGGGTCCGATTGTGGATCTCTCCTGCACAAAGAGTAAAGTTGCCCAGAAGGCAGTAAACAAAGTGACCCTTCTGGACGCCAACCGATCCAAGAACTTAGCCATCACTCTGCGAAAAGCTAACAAGACCACAGAGGAGATCTGCAAAGCAATAGAGAA GTTTGACCTCAAGGCCTTACCTGTGGACTTTGTGGAGTGCCTGATGCGTTTTCTGCCCACGGAGGCGGAGGTGAAGGTGCTGCGTCAGTACGAGCGTGAGCGGCGCCCACTGGACCAGCTGGCTGAGGAAGATAGATTCATGTTATTATTCAGCAAGATTGAGAGGCTTACGCAGAGAATGAACATCATCACTTTTGTTGGGAACTTTTCTGACAATATCAGCATGCTCACACCACAGCTCAACGCAATCATTGCTGCTTCTGCATCAGTGAAATCTTCACCAAAGTTGAAAAGGATGCTTGAG ATCATCTTAGCCTTAGGAAACTACATGAACAGCAGCAAGAGAGGCTGTGTTTATGGCTTCAAATTACAAAGTCTGGACCTG TTGCTGGACACTAAGTCTACAGACAGGAAAATGACGTTGCTCCACTACATAGCTCTAATTGTGAAAGAAAAGTACCCTGAACTAGTCAACTTCTACAATGAACTGCACTTTGTGGATAAAGCTGCAGCAG TGTCTCTGGAAAATGTGCTGCTGGATGTTCGAGAGCTGGGGAAAGGCATGGAACTGATCCGGAGAGAGTGCAGTCTCCATGACCACGCAGTCCTGAAAGGCTTCATCCAGGCCAGTGACACCCAGCTGGACAAGCTGCAGAAGGATGCCAAGACAGCAGAG GAAGCTTTCAACAATGTGGTGAACTACTTCGGAGAGAGCGCCAAGACGACTCCACCCTCAGTGTTCTTCCCTGTGTTTGTGCGCTTCATCAAGGCCTACAAG GATgcagtggaagaaaatgaacaaaggaAAAAGCAGGAGCAAGCAATGAGAGAGAAGTTACTGGCTGAGGAGGCTAAACAGCATGACCCCAAG GTCCAGGCCCAAaagaagagacagcagcagcaagagctGATCGCAGAGCTGCGTAGACGGCAAGCCAAAGACCATCGGCCTGTGTACGAGGGAAAGGACGGCACTATTGAGGACATCATCACAG
- the fmnl3 gene encoding formin-like protein 3 isoform X3, with protein MGNIESVDSQSEMKHHIMPLKVPMPDPTELEEKFAIVLNSMNLPPDKARLLRQYDNEKKWDLICDQERFQVKNPPHTYIQKLRGYLDPGVTRKKFRRRVQESTKVLRELEISLRTNHIGWVREFLNDENRGLDVLVEYLSFAQYAVMLDFEGLENGEDGFLDKAKSWSRSIEDLHHASTQPFCNTLVRSARQSVLRYGSVSNSKTIKNSRLVSQKDDVHVCIMCLRAIMNYQYGFNMVMSHAHAVNEIALSLNNKNSRTKALVLELLAAVCLVRGGHEIILSAFDNFKEVCKEKHRFERLMDYFRCEEGNIDYMVACMQFINIVVHSVEDMNFRVHLQYEFTKLGLDDYLEKCKHTESDKLSVQIQAYLDNVFDVGGLLEDAETKNAALEKVEELEEHLSHVTEKLLEVENETMMKVADLEKMLLQKDKELHVIRETYESTNTQVNTLRRVIKEKDAAFQRHFNIERRLLELEQQGSIRLHKKPDGDIAIEPLGVGGVGGVGSGSLGIPLGDIGQLALSSTAGLTEPGGPDTSLPPASEAPPPPPPPPPPPPPLPSVSGMNAPVPPPPPPLAPPPPDASPSVILTAGLSAIRIKKPIKTKFRLPVFNWTALKPNQINGTVFNEIDDERVLEELELERFEELFKTRAQGPIVDLSCTKSKVAQKAVNKVTLLDANRSKNLAITLRKANKTTEEICKAIEKFDLKALPVDFVECLMRFLPTEAEVKVLRQYERERRPLDQLAEEDRFMLLFSKIERLTQRMNIITFVGNFSDNISMLTPQLNAIIAASASVKSSPKLKRMLEIILALGNYMNSSKRGCVYGFKLQSLDLLLDTKSTDRKMTLLHYIALIVKEKYPELVNFYNELHFVDKAAAVSLENVLLDVRELGKGMELIRRECSLHDHAVLKGFIQASDTQLDKLQKDAKTAEEAFNNVVNYFGESAKTTPPSVFFPVFVRFIKAYKDAVEENEQRKKQEQAMREKLLAEEAKQHDPKVQAQKKRQQQQELIAELRRRQAKDHRPVYEGKDGTIEDIITAEKKINDSISHC; from the exons ATGGGTAATATAGAAAGTGTGGACAGCCAATCGGAGATGAAGCATCACATCATGCCTCTGAAGGTGCCCATGCCTGACCCCACCGAGCTGGAGGAGAAGTTTGCCATTGTTTTG AACTCTATGAACCTTCCTCCAGACAAAGCCCGACTGCTCAGACAGTACGACAATGAGAAGAAGTGGGACCTGATCTGTGACCAG GAGAGGTTTCAGGTGAAGAATCCACCTCACACGTACATCCAGAAGCTACGAGGATACTTAGACCCTGGAGTCACACGAAAG AAGTTTCGCAGGCGGGTGCAGGAATCTACAAAAGTCTTGAGGGAGCTGGAGATCTCTCTGAGGACAAACCACATTGG GTGGGTCAGGGAGTTCCTCAATGATGAGAACAGAGGTCTTGACGTCCTGGTGGAgtacctctcctttgcccaGTATGCTGTCAT GTTGGATTTTGAGGGGCTGGAGAATGGGGAGGATGGCTTCTTGGACAAAGCTAAATCTTGGAGCAGGTCCATAGAGGATCTGCACCATGCAAGCACCCAACCCTTCTGCAACACACTGGTGCGCTCTGCCCGCCAGTCTGTCCTGCG CTATGGCTCAGTTTCGAACAGCAAAACCATCAAGAACTCCCGCCTTGTGAGCCAAAAAGATGATGTGCACGTGTGCATCATGTGCTTGAGAGCAATCATGAACTATCAG TATGGCTTCAATATGGTCATGTCCCATGCACACGCAGTCAATGAAATTGCCCTCAGCCTGAACAATAAGAACTCACG GACAAAGGCCCTGGTCCTTGAGCTGCTGGCCGCTGTCTGTCTAGTTCGAGGAGGTCACGAGATCATCCTCTCAGCATTCGACAACTTCAAAGAG GTGTGTAAGGAGAAACATCGCTTTGAGAGACTGATGGATTACTTCCGCTGCGAGGAGGGAAACATTGACTACATG GTTGCTTGTATGCAGTTCATCAACATCGTGGTCCACTCGGTTGAGGACATGAACTTCAGAGTCCATCTGCAGTATGAGTTCACCAAGCTGGGACTGGATGATTACCTGGAG aaatgtaaacatacGGAGAGTGACAAGCTGTCGGTGCAGATCCAGGCCTACCTGGATAACGTGTTTGACGTGGGTGGTCTGCTGGAAGATGCGGAGACGAAGAATGCTGCCctggagaaggtggaggaacTGGAGGAGCACCTGTCCCAT GTGACGGAGAAGCTTCTGGAGGTTGAGAATGAAACAATGATGAAAGTAGCTGATCTGGAGAAGATGCTCCTACAGAAAGACAAGGAGCTGCATGTGATACGG GAGACCTACGAGTCGACCAACACCCAAGTCAACACCCTGAGAAGGGTGATCAAGGAGAAGGATGCTGCCTTCCAGAGGCACTTCAACATCGAGAGGCGGCTGCTCGAGCTCGAGCAGCAAGGCTCCATCCGTTTGCACAAGAAGCCTGATGGAGACATTGCCATCGAGCCACTGGGTGTTGGCGGTGTGGGTGGTGTTGGGAGTGGCAGCCTTGGGATCCCACTGGGTGACATCGGGCAGCTGGCTTTGAGTTCAACAGCTGGATTAACAGAACCAGGAGGACCAGATACCAGTTTACCACCAGCCAGTGAagctcctccaccccctccaccacctccaccgcctccccctcctcttccctctgtctcaG GCATGAATGCACCAGTcccacctcccccacctccactcGCTCCGCCTCCACCAGATGCTTCTCCCTCTGTTATCCTTACTGCAGGTCTCTCAG CTATAAGAATCAAGAAGCCCATCAAGACAAAGTTCCGCCTGCCTGTGTTTAACTGGACGGCCCTGAAGCCCAATCAGATCAACGGCACAGTCTTCAACGAGATTGACGATGAACGTGTGCTAGAG GAGCTGGAGCTAGAGAGGTTTGAGGAGCTGTTTAAGACCAGAGCCCAGGGTCCGATTGTGGATCTCTCCTGCACAAAGAGTAAAGTTGCCCAGAAGGCAGTAAACAAAGTGACCCTTCTGGACGCCAACCGATCCAAGAACTTAGCCATCACTCTGCGAAAAGCTAACAAGACCACAGAGGAGATCTGCAAAGCAATAGAGAA GTTTGACCTCAAGGCCTTACCTGTGGACTTTGTGGAGTGCCTGATGCGTTTTCTGCCCACGGAGGCGGAGGTGAAGGTGCTGCGTCAGTACGAGCGTGAGCGGCGCCCACTGGACCAGCTGGCTGAGGAAGATAGATTCATGTTATTATTCAGCAAGATTGAGAGGCTTACGCAGAGAATGAACATCATCACTTTTGTTGGGAACTTTTCTGACAATATCAGCATGCTCACACCACAGCTCAACGCAATCATTGCTGCTTCTGCATCAGTGAAATCTTCACCAAAGTTGAAAAGGATGCTTGAG ATCATCTTAGCCTTAGGAAACTACATGAACAGCAGCAAGAGAGGCTGTGTTTATGGCTTCAAATTACAAAGTCTGGACCTG TTGCTGGACACTAAGTCTACAGACAGGAAAATGACGTTGCTCCACTACATAGCTCTAATTGTGAAAGAAAAGTACCCTGAACTAGTCAACTTCTACAATGAACTGCACTTTGTGGATAAAGCTGCAGCAG TGTCTCTGGAAAATGTGCTGCTGGATGTTCGAGAGCTGGGGAAAGGCATGGAACTGATCCGGAGAGAGTGCAGTCTCCATGACCACGCAGTCCTGAAAGGCTTCATCCAGGCCAGTGACACCCAGCTGGACAAGCTGCAGAAGGATGCCAAGACAGCAGAG GAAGCTTTCAACAATGTGGTGAACTACTTCGGAGAGAGCGCCAAGACGACTCCACCCTCAGTGTTCTTCCCTGTGTTTGTGCGCTTCATCAAGGCCTACAAG GATgcagtggaagaaaatgaacaaaggaAAAAGCAGGAGCAAGCAATGAGAGAGAAGTTACTGGCTGAGGAGGCTAAACAGCATGACCCCAAG GTCCAGGCCCAAaagaagagacagcagcagcaagagctGATCGCAGAGCTGCGTAGACGGCAAGCCAAAGACCATCGGCCTGTGTACGAGGGAAAGGACGGCACTATTGAGGACATCATCACAG
- the fmnl3 gene encoding formin-like protein 3 isoform X1 encodes MGNIESVDSQSEMKHHIMPLKVPMPDPTELEEKFAIVLNSMNLPPDKARLLRQYDNEKKWDLICDQERFQVKNPPHTYIQKLRGYLDPGVTRKKFRRRVQESTKVLRELEISLRTNHIGWVREFLNDENRGLDVLVEYLSFAQYAVMLDFEGLENGEDGFLDKAKSWSRSIEDLHHASTQPFCNTLVRSARQSVLRYGSVSNSKTIKNSRLVSQKDDVHVCIMCLRAIMNYQYGFNMVMSHAHAVNEIALSLNNKNSRTKALVLELLAAVCLVRGGHEIILSAFDNFKEVCKEKHRFERLMDYFRCEEGNIDYMVACMQFINIVVHSVEDMNFRVHLQYEFTKLGLDDYLEKCKHTESDKLSVQIQAYLDNVFDVGGLLEDAETKNAALEKVEELEEHLSHVTEKLLEVENETMMKVADLEKMLLQKDKELHVIRETYESTNTQVNTLRRVIKEKDAAFQRHFNIERRLLELEQQGSIRLHKKPDGDIAIEPLGVGGVGGVGSGSLGIPLGDIGQLALSSTAGLTEPGGPDTSLPPASEAPPPPPPPPPPPPPLPSVSGMNAPVPPPPPPLAPPPPDASPSVILTAGLSAIRIKKPIKTKFRLPVFNWTALKPNQINGTVFNEIDDERVLEELELERFEELFKTRAQGPIVDLSCTKSKVAQKAVNKVTLLDANRSKNLAITLRKANKTTEEICKAIEKFDLKALPVDFVECLMRFLPTEAEVKVLRQYERERRPLDQLAEEDRFMLLFSKIERLTQRMNIITFVGNFSDNISMLTPQLNAIIAASASVKSSPKLKRMLEIILALGNYMNSSKRGCVYGFKLQSLDLLLDTKSTDRKMTLLHYIALIVKEKYPELVNFYNELHFVDKAAAVSLENVLLDVRELGKGMELIRRECSLHDHAVLKGFIQASDTQLDKLQKDAKTAEEAFNNVVNYFGESAKTTPPSVFFPVFVRFIKAYKDAVEENEQRKKQEQAMREKLLAEEAKQHDPKVQAQKKRQQQQELIAELRRRQAKDHRPVYEGKDGTIEDIITVLKSVPFTARTAKRGSRFFCEANLCDDANC; translated from the exons ATGGGTAATATAGAAAGTGTGGACAGCCAATCGGAGATGAAGCATCACATCATGCCTCTGAAGGTGCCCATGCCTGACCCCACCGAGCTGGAGGAGAAGTTTGCCATTGTTTTG AACTCTATGAACCTTCCTCCAGACAAAGCCCGACTGCTCAGACAGTACGACAATGAGAAGAAGTGGGACCTGATCTGTGACCAG GAGAGGTTTCAGGTGAAGAATCCACCTCACACGTACATCCAGAAGCTACGAGGATACTTAGACCCTGGAGTCACACGAAAG AAGTTTCGCAGGCGGGTGCAGGAATCTACAAAAGTCTTGAGGGAGCTGGAGATCTCTCTGAGGACAAACCACATTGG GTGGGTCAGGGAGTTCCTCAATGATGAGAACAGAGGTCTTGACGTCCTGGTGGAgtacctctcctttgcccaGTATGCTGTCAT GTTGGATTTTGAGGGGCTGGAGAATGGGGAGGATGGCTTCTTGGACAAAGCTAAATCTTGGAGCAGGTCCATAGAGGATCTGCACCATGCAAGCACCCAACCCTTCTGCAACACACTGGTGCGCTCTGCCCGCCAGTCTGTCCTGCG CTATGGCTCAGTTTCGAACAGCAAAACCATCAAGAACTCCCGCCTTGTGAGCCAAAAAGATGATGTGCACGTGTGCATCATGTGCTTGAGAGCAATCATGAACTATCAG TATGGCTTCAATATGGTCATGTCCCATGCACACGCAGTCAATGAAATTGCCCTCAGCCTGAACAATAAGAACTCACG GACAAAGGCCCTGGTCCTTGAGCTGCTGGCCGCTGTCTGTCTAGTTCGAGGAGGTCACGAGATCATCCTCTCAGCATTCGACAACTTCAAAGAG GTGTGTAAGGAGAAACATCGCTTTGAGAGACTGATGGATTACTTCCGCTGCGAGGAGGGAAACATTGACTACATG GTTGCTTGTATGCAGTTCATCAACATCGTGGTCCACTCGGTTGAGGACATGAACTTCAGAGTCCATCTGCAGTATGAGTTCACCAAGCTGGGACTGGATGATTACCTGGAG aaatgtaaacatacGGAGAGTGACAAGCTGTCGGTGCAGATCCAGGCCTACCTGGATAACGTGTTTGACGTGGGTGGTCTGCTGGAAGATGCGGAGACGAAGAATGCTGCCctggagaaggtggaggaacTGGAGGAGCACCTGTCCCAT GTGACGGAGAAGCTTCTGGAGGTTGAGAATGAAACAATGATGAAAGTAGCTGATCTGGAGAAGATGCTCCTACAGAAAGACAAGGAGCTGCATGTGATACGG GAGACCTACGAGTCGACCAACACCCAAGTCAACACCCTGAGAAGGGTGATCAAGGAGAAGGATGCTGCCTTCCAGAGGCACTTCAACATCGAGAGGCGGCTGCTCGAGCTCGAGCAGCAAGGCTCCATCCGTTTGCACAAGAAGCCTGATGGAGACATTGCCATCGAGCCACTGGGTGTTGGCGGTGTGGGTGGTGTTGGGAGTGGCAGCCTTGGGATCCCACTGGGTGACATCGGGCAGCTGGCTTTGAGTTCAACAGCTGGATTAACAGAACCAGGAGGACCAGATACCAGTTTACCACCAGCCAGTGAagctcctccaccccctccaccacctccaccgcctccccctcctcttccctctgtctcaG GCATGAATGCACCAGTcccacctcccccacctccactcGCTCCGCCTCCACCAGATGCTTCTCCCTCTGTTATCCTTACTGCAGGTCTCTCAG CTATAAGAATCAAGAAGCCCATCAAGACAAAGTTCCGCCTGCCTGTGTTTAACTGGACGGCCCTGAAGCCCAATCAGATCAACGGCACAGTCTTCAACGAGATTGACGATGAACGTGTGCTAGAG GAGCTGGAGCTAGAGAGGTTTGAGGAGCTGTTTAAGACCAGAGCCCAGGGTCCGATTGTGGATCTCTCCTGCACAAAGAGTAAAGTTGCCCAGAAGGCAGTAAACAAAGTGACCCTTCTGGACGCCAACCGATCCAAGAACTTAGCCATCACTCTGCGAAAAGCTAACAAGACCACAGAGGAGATCTGCAAAGCAATAGAGAA GTTTGACCTCAAGGCCTTACCTGTGGACTTTGTGGAGTGCCTGATGCGTTTTCTGCCCACGGAGGCGGAGGTGAAGGTGCTGCGTCAGTACGAGCGTGAGCGGCGCCCACTGGACCAGCTGGCTGAGGAAGATAGATTCATGTTATTATTCAGCAAGATTGAGAGGCTTACGCAGAGAATGAACATCATCACTTTTGTTGGGAACTTTTCTGACAATATCAGCATGCTCACACCACAGCTCAACGCAATCATTGCTGCTTCTGCATCAGTGAAATCTTCACCAAAGTTGAAAAGGATGCTTGAG ATCATCTTAGCCTTAGGAAACTACATGAACAGCAGCAAGAGAGGCTGTGTTTATGGCTTCAAATTACAAAGTCTGGACCTG TTGCTGGACACTAAGTCTACAGACAGGAAAATGACGTTGCTCCACTACATAGCTCTAATTGTGAAAGAAAAGTACCCTGAACTAGTCAACTTCTACAATGAACTGCACTTTGTGGATAAAGCTGCAGCAG TGTCTCTGGAAAATGTGCTGCTGGATGTTCGAGAGCTGGGGAAAGGCATGGAACTGATCCGGAGAGAGTGCAGTCTCCATGACCACGCAGTCCTGAAAGGCTTCATCCAGGCCAGTGACACCCAGCTGGACAAGCTGCAGAAGGATGCCAAGACAGCAGAG GAAGCTTTCAACAATGTGGTGAACTACTTCGGAGAGAGCGCCAAGACGACTCCACCCTCAGTGTTCTTCCCTGTGTTTGTGCGCTTCATCAAGGCCTACAAG GATgcagtggaagaaaatgaacaaaggaAAAAGCAGGAGCAAGCAATGAGAGAGAAGTTACTGGCTGAGGAGGCTAAACAGCATGACCCCAAG GTCCAGGCCCAAaagaagagacagcagcagcaagagctGATCGCAGAGCTGCGTAGACGGCAAGCCAAAGACCATCGGCCTGTGTACGAGGGAAAGGACGGCACTATTGAGGACATCATCACAG